In Paenibacillus durus, the DNA window ACGCCGAAGTGGGTAAACTGACCACCCAATTGTCGTGGCTCAAAAAAAAATCTGGCCGATAATCTCAGCCGTGCCGAACGGTTGCTCCTCGTCGAGTATGGGAACGCTGAACTTTCCATTCAAACGCAGGCGGACTTGCTCAGCCTGAATCGTTCCAGCCTGTATTACAAGCCGGTCCCTCCCTCCCCGGAGGAAATTCGCCTCAAGCACCGGATTGACGAGCTTTACACCCGCCATTCGTTTATGGGTTACCGGACGATTGCGGCCATCATGAACCGGGAAGGGGATGCTATTCATCCCAACACCGTACGGCGGTATATGCGGGAAATGGGGATCATGGCGATCTTCCCCGGTCCTAACCTGAGTAAGCGAGACCTACAGCACCGGATCTACCCGTACCTGCTGCGTAAGCTGCCGATTACAGCGCCGGATCAGGTCTGGAGTGTCGATATTACCTATATCCGCATGAAACAGGGCTGGATGTATCTGTATGCCGTCATGGACTGGTATTCGCGCTTCATTGTGGACTGGCAACTGGATCAAAGTCTGGAAATTGACTTTGTCCTGGAAACCATGAAACGCGCCTTGGCCCGTCGTGTTCCGTCCATCGTGAACAGCGACCAGGGCAGCCACTTCACCAGTCCCAAGTACATTGATCTGCTCAAGGAAAAGGAGATTCGGATCAGCATGGACGGGAAGGGCCGAGCGACAGACAATATTGTCATTGAGCGCTTTTGGCGCAGCCTAAAGTACAACGAAATTTACATCAACGAGTATGGCAGTCCAAGAGAGACCCGGCAGGGTGTAGGAGGATATATCCATTTGCATAATCACTACCTGCCTCATCAGTCCCTGCAAAACCATACGCCGGCTGCTGTGTATAACCAGGAGGTCATGCTTTCATCCACATAGGAATAAGGTGAAGGGAACTTTGTTCCCCTCCCGCGCCTTCGCTTGGGCCTTGTCCTCCACCTACAACAGCTCTACTTTTCACTTTGCACTTTTTTTCACACCTTAAATATATTCAAATCTCTGTCTTGACATCTTGTAGCACCATATTAGTTTCTTTATTATCATTTGTTTGCACTCTATTATCACTTTCGTTGCAAGCACCCAAACTCAAAGTAAGCACTAATAGAAAAATTGCAATAACAACCTTTTTTGCCATATATCCACTTCCTCTCTTAGCTCCTTTTTATTACGATATCTTCCTGCTAACGCTGCCGCCATCGGAGTTGGTAATGTAATAGTCGTAAATTCATCCTCATAAGCTGTATCTTTAAATTTCATTGCTTGAAAAAAGTGTTCAGGAGTAGCCCATATCTTTCCTTTTACCTGGATCGAATAGAAGTTTTATATTCACAGGGTGTTACAGTGAGTAATCCCGATTAACCTTTCATTTCCATAAGTCCTGCGCGATCTACAACTTACTCACCGAAAATAATCACATCACATTAAAAATCACATCATAAGTTCCGTGTAAAAAACCACATGGAGTTGTTTGAAGTGCACCCTTTAGAATGGACAATGGAAAAGGCCATGATCATTCTGATGAAATTCTGGGGTACTTGAGATCAACTCGCATGTGGCATCCTTACTTACAAGCCATTTGATTTATTTCTTTCTTAGTGTGGATTTTAGGGTTACAAACAATCGAGATTACGGAAAGCCAAGCTTTTGTGAATGTTACGGTGTAATATCTCCCCTGAGCTTAGATTGTATGTCTGAATTCATTTTTTGTTTTATTTCATCATAACTAATCTCCAATTCGGCATGATCTCCAACTGCATGTGGAACCTCCACACTAATTCCCAAAGAATCATTAGTTAAGTAGCTACTTATTCCGGACTCTCTGGAGTCTGCATCTTTTAACATACTAATCCACTCCTGATCAGTCCATTCATTAAGAGTAGACCTTTGCTCATTTATTGTAGACTGTAACTCTCCTTCTCTAAATTCAGTTACAAATTCTTCATCAATATCCACCATATCTTTTAATTTCAGCGCTACAGACTTATCCATATCAATGTTAATAGAATAGAATATATCATTAGGATGTGCAGCACCTTCATCATAAGTATAGCCCGAAAACTGAATACTGAGAAAATGTTCACTTTTAAATTTCACCTTATAGTTAAGATCTAAACTAAAGGTATCCATATCCTCTGTCGAGTAGTTATCCAAATAACCATAAGCCCGTTTCTTTATCATTTCATTCAATTTCATTTGCTTATCCTGATCATTTAAATTTATGATTTGCGGATAACGAACTGTAATCGAATCCTTATAGGTATAAGCTTCAGATTTAAAATCATAAGAAATTTTATCCTGTGTTGATTCAGGCTGATCGTTATTAACATCACTTTCATGAATCGACCCACTGCTAATTCTACACGCTGTAACCACAATCGCTAAAAGAGTGAATAATAGTACTAAAACACTTTTCCTCATTTAAGATTCCTCACTACCTTTTTTTGAAATACGATTAAAAGTGCATTGTATTATTTTATCACTTGTTTCGTTAATTTATAGGCCTTCTGTCTTTCTGGCCATCCATTGGGCAATCCTGTACGTTTATTGAATCCGTTAACCTTTTTTGAAATTGCTAGAAGAGCAGAGTCTCCTTTATCAGCAAGTGGGTTTAAATTTTTGTACAAAGCCCAAAAATACCCTGCTGATTCCCATGCATAATTATCTATCACAAAGCTGTAGCCCTTTTCTACAATAGTCTGATCTCCTACATAATCAGCAAATCTCTGGTATACATCTCTACCTGTTATTTGCATATACCCTGCACCTCTAAATTTCGGGCCATCCCCGGGTTTATTTCCAATATCTGTTCGGTGATCATATTTATTTTTAAAGTACTCCTCTGGGTCCCCATTATGCTTTTCTCTAATAGACCGACCATAGTCAGATTCGTGCATAACCTGTGCAAGGAAATGCCTAATCCTCTCTTTTGAATTTATATGATATTTTTCCAATGTATAATTCAAACTACTCGCCATACTATCGGTAACGTTTATAAACTTCAGTTTAATAAGTTGTTTCTTAGCAACATATTTTTCATTAATATTTGTATTGTTGGTTGGTTTGGTGCACTGTCCCTCATCCCCTTCTTCACAAAATCTATTTCCACTTGGGTCCGTGTACATCAGCGGATTATTCATCACGTACGCATACAAATTCAGCGTAGGCGGGGCCTCGATCTCCCCTTCTACCGTATCCTCCGATATAAACCGGGCCGGACGCGGGTCGTA includes these proteins:
- a CDS encoding IS3 family transposase (programmed frameshift), which produces MPTSRRTFTPEEKARIVLEILREEKSISQLASEEGIHPNVLNRWKNEATQNLAQLFVDDRKGITKMKKEYEQQIEDLYAEVGKLTTQLSWLKKKNLADNLSRAERLLLVEYGNAELSIQTQADLLSLNRSSLYYKPVPPSPEEIRLKHRIDELYTRHSFMGYRTIAAIMNREGDAIHPNTVRRYMREMGIMAIFPGPNLSKRDLQHRIYPYLLRKLPITAPDQVWSVDITYIRMKQGWMYLYAVMDWYSRFIVDWQLDQSLEIDFVLETMKRALARRVPSIVNSDQGSHFTSPKYIDLLKEKEIRISMDGKGRATDNIVIERFWRSLKYNEIYINEYGSPRETRQGVGGYIHLHNHYLPHQSLQNHTPAAVYNQEVMLSST
- a CDS encoding DUF4163 domain-containing protein; the encoded protein is MRKSVLVLLFTLLAIVVTACRISSGSIHESDVNNDQPESTQDKISYDFKSEAYTYKDSITVRYPQIINLNDQDKQMKLNEMIKKRAYGYLDNYSTEDMDTFSLDLNYKVKFKSEHFLSIQFSGYTYDEGAAHPNDIFYSINIDMDKSVALKLKDMVDIDEEFVTEFREGELQSTINEQRSTLNEWTDQEWISMLKDADSRESGISSYLTNDSLGISVEVPHAVGDHAELEISYDEIKQKMNSDIQSKLRGDITP
- a CDS encoding RHS repeat-associated core domain-containing protein, translating into MYNRYGERVREGIGWMGDLGSGNGSPGSLQGPEDESGNTEPDYHPGNGNANGKANGKANGKANSEPSQEQTVTGDSAAAEQTVTETSAGITDLVTEEAEPTEDITTDLVKENPYRYAAYYWDRKTQYYYLQARYYDPRPARFISEDTVEGEIEAPPTLNLYAYVMNNPLMYTDPSGNRFCEEGDEGQCTKPTNNTNINEKYVAKKQLIKLKFINVTDSMASSLNYTLEKYHINSKERIRHFLAQVMHESDYGRSIREKHNGDPEEYFKNKYDHRTDIGNKPGDGPKFRGAGYMQITGRDVYQRFADYVGDQTIVEKGYSFVIDNYAWESAGYFWALYKNLNPLADKGDSALLAISKKVNGFNKRTGLPNGWPERQKAYKLTKQVIK